The genomic stretch GTAGCCACTGCTGAGGATGATGGGAATGGTCGGGTTGATCTCCCGCATGCGTATGCAGGCCGTTTCGCCATTCATTCGGGGCATGGTCAGGTCGAGGAGGACGGCGCAGAGGGACGGGTGGTGGGTCTCAAACAGCTCCACGCCATCCTGGCCGTCCACGGCGGTAATGACGTCGTATCCGCTGTGCTCCAGAATCCGGCGGGCCGCGTTGCGCACGAGTTCCTCGTCGTCCACAACGAGGACGCGCATACCCGGGGCGACACCCTCGGGGCGCTCCGGCTCCGCCTTTGAAATTTCGACCGGCGCCTCGGGTTGTGGCGCGGGTTTGAAATAGAGCCGGAAGGTGGCTCCTTCGCCGAGGGTGCTCTTGAGGGAGACGAGACCCTGGTGGGCATATACGATGCCGAGCACCGCGGCGAGGCCGAGTCCGGACGCGTGGTGCTTGGTCGTGTAGAAGGGGTCGAAAATTCGCGTGATGGCGTCCTCATGGAGGCCGGACCCGGTGTCGGCGACTTCGAGATACACGTGAGGCCCAGGTTCGGGCGCGTGCTGGTGAAGCAGCCTCGAAAAGTCGGTTTCCGTGAGCAACTCGGTCCCTGTGGCGATGGTGACGGTGCCCGGCGCGCCGACGAGCGCGTCCGACGCGTTTGCAACGAGGCTCAAGAGCACCTGGCGGAGGTGAGCCGGGTCGGCACTGATGGCGGGTATGCCGGGATTTCCGCGGAGGACCAGGGTCGCTTTGGGCGCCAGGGTCATGCGGAGGAGCTGCTGGGTGCCCGCCACGAGTTCGTCCAGATTGACGATTTGCTCTTCCCTCGGGGCTTTTCCCGCGTAGGCGAGGAGCTGGTGGCAAAGGTCGGCGGCTCGCTGGGCGCTTTCCAGGATTTCGAGGCAGGTCTGCTGGTGATTGCTGTCGGCGCCGATGCAGCGTGAGAGGTGATCGGCATTGGCCATGACGCCGACGAGGAGATTGTTGAAGTCGTGAGCCACACCGCCGGCAAGAATCTCGAGGCTTTCCATTTTCTGTCGGCGCTGGATCTGTTGCTCGCGGCGGCGGCGTTCCGAAACGTTTTCGAGGACGGCAACGAGAATGGCGGCGTGTCGGTGCTCGGTGGGGACTGGCGTGGCGACGATATTGAACTGTATAACGGACTCGTCGCGGCACAAGAGCCGCGCCTCGAAGGCGAGTCGCGCGGCGTCGGAGGCCTGCAATTTCTCCAGCGCGATCCGGAAGTCGGTCCTGTCGTCATCGTGGACGAGGCTTTCGAGGCCGGTATCATGAAGCTGGCGGACAGAGTAGCCGAGTTCGGCGGCCAGGGCCTGATTGCACTCGATGAGGCGCCCCTGGGCGGACATGACGAGGATGCTCACGGGGACATTTTCGAAGACGGCCCGGAAGCGCCCTTCGCTCTCTCTGAGCACGGCTTCGGCGCGATTGCGGTCGTCAATTTCCTTGAGGAGCTGTCGGTGTTGGAGGTTGAGGGTCTCTCGGGTGGTGTCGAGCTCGAAGACCATCCAGAAGAATCCAAAGACCCAGGCGGCGATCCCGGCAAGGTCGGTCATGCTCATGATGAAATCGCGAAATGTGCCCTGTGCGCCGAGGAGTGGGTGGGTATTGAGTGCGGGAATTTCCGCAACGATGCGCAGGATGATGGAAGCGACGAGTGCGCCGCCGGCGAGGAGCATCCAGCCGCGGACGGCCCTGCTGCCGCGGGTTCCGGCGACGAGAGTGGCGATGGCGGCACAGGCCATGAGCACGGCGGTGATGGAGAGTGCTTCGGCCAGCAGCGAAGGGTCGGCGGCGAGTCCGAGAAGGAATCGGGAGGTCAACTCAAGGGAGAATGCGACGGCGAGGGTTGTCAGCAGCCTCCGGCGCAGTGCGGGTGTAAGCGGGGCCTCTTGGGCCATTTCCAGGGAAGGTACTCCAGAATTCGACAACTTCGCTCTCCATCCGCTATGGTACTGGCGACACCCCGGCTGCGGCTTGCGGCCATTTGATTGTCCTAGTCGATGCAGACAAACGAAACCGTATTGGGGTTTTCCTGTTTGTAAATAGTAGCATAGCGCGGAGAAAGAATTAAAAGATCATGGATGGAGTTGCGCTGAAATCGGCCCTGCGCGCGGGCCGCCGGGTCTATGGGACCTGTGTGTTGTCGCCGTCGCCCCTCTGGCCCGCGATGCTTGCGGGTACGGGGCTGGACTTTGTGTTTATCGACACGGAGCACATTCCGCTGGATCGCGCGCAGGTTTCCTGGATGTGCCAGGCCTACGCCGCGAAGGGGCTTCCCCCCATCGTCCGCATACCGGCGCCGGATCCCTACGAAGCCTGCAAAGTGCTTGACGGCGGGGCCGTGGGCGTGGTGGCGCCGTACCTGGAGAGAATCAGCGATATTCAGGCCCTGCGCGGCGCGGTGAAATATCGTCCCCTGAAGGGTGAACGCCTGGAGAGGGTGTTGTGTGGGGCGGAGGCACTGGACGAAACGCTGGAGAATTACCTGGGCGGTTACGCTTCGGATAAGTTGATGGTGGTGAACATCGAAAGCACGCCGGCCATCGAGCGGCTGGATGAAATTCTGGATGTTCCCGGTATTGACGCGCTGCTCATCGGCCCCCACGATCTTTCGATCAGCCTTGGGATCCCGGAGCAGTACCAGCATCCGACCTTTACGAAGGCGATCACGACGATTATCGACAAGGGCCGCTCCCGGGGCGTGGGGGTGGGCTTTCACTACTCCTTCGGCATCGAAGACGCCGTGGCCTGGGCTCGTGCGGGGGCCAATCTCATTGTCCACAGTTCCGATTATTTTCTGGTTCGGGACGCGCTCCGCCACGACCTGAGGTACCTTCACGAGTCCCTCGGCGACTCGCGCGAGGGCGCGCGGGGCGATGACATGGTGGTCGTCTGATTATTCGCCGTCCTGGAAGCCCCATAACTTGCCTACCGTGAGTTCGAGCAGATTGCCCGAGGGGTCGCGGAAGTATACGGAGGGCGCACCGTTTGGCCAGGTCCATTCCTTTTCGATGGGGATGTTCAGATCGGCGAGGCGGGCGCGCCATTGGTCCAAGTCGTCTTCGGCCACGCGAAAGGCGAGGTGTCCCCGCCCGACGGCTCCATGGGGCGGCAAATCGGCGTCGGGACTATCGGTGCCGCGCGGGTCAAAGAGCAGCAGCATTCCGTGCCTCAACTTGAAGAAGATGTGGCGATTTTCCCCCGCGGCGAAGGCCGGCGCATTGAGCAGGCTTTCGTAGAACTTCTCCGCCGCCGCCAGGTCGGTGACATACAGCGCCGATTCGAAGATGTAATCCAGCTTCATGGGGGTGTTCCTTTCCGTCATGGTCCTGTGAGTTTGCTCGCTGCTCCGGGGAGAATGATACCATAGGGGCAGGCAGCACGTTGCGCCAGGTGTCGGGCCGGTGCGGTGCATTACGGAAAGCAGGTCAGCGGGAATGCAAAACGGCCAGACGGAAGAACATGTACGTTTGCGGGAAGATGCCCGCCGGGAGCGCAACTGGAAGCGGTGGGGACCCTACCTCGCCGATCGCCAGTGGGGTACGGTGCGCGAAGATTACTCGGCCGACGGTGAAGTGTGGTCGAACTTTGTGCACGAGCATGCGCGGAGTCGGGCCTATCGGTGGGGGGAGGACGGCCTGTTGGGCATCTGTGATCGCCAGTGCCGGCTGTGTTTTTCCATCGCGCTGTGGAATGGTCGGGACCGCATTTTGAAGGAACGGCTTTTCGGTCTTTCCAACGGCGAGGGGAATCACGGGGAGGATGTGAAGGAGTGTTACTATTTTCTCGACTCGACTCCGTCGCACTCGTACATGCGGGCGTTATACAAATACCCCCACAACCCCTTTCCCTACGAGCAGCTTGTTCGGGAAAACGCGGCGCGCAGCCGGGTGCAGCCGGAGTACGAACTGACGGATACGGGGATTTTCGAGGGTAACAACTATTTCGATGTATATGTGGAGTACGCGAAGGCGGACGACAACGACATCCTGATCCGAATCACGGCGGAGAATCGGAGTACGCGCGCGGCCACGCTGCATGTGCTTCCCACGGTCTGGTTTCGCAATACGTGGGGCTGGGGCGCTTTTCACGAGAGCGGGCGTCAGAAGCCCTGGCTGTGGCTTCACGACGCGTCGGCAATCGGAATCGAGCACGAGACCCTGGGGAAGTATTTTCTCGAAGTCGATCCGCGTGATGGCCTTCCGCAGGTGATCTTCACGGAGAATGATACAAACCGGGTGCTTCACCTGGGCGGGGTGGACGATGGCGGCCACTACAAGGACGCCTTTCACGAATATGTGGTGCGGGGCAAGAAGGGGGCCGTCAACAGGGAGGAGGAGGGCACCAAAGCGGCCGCCTGGCTCCAGCGTACGATCCCGGCGCAGGGGAGCTGGGAAATCCGATTGCGCCTGCACGAGGATGTTCAGCGCCCGGAGGCGCTTTTTGGGGAGCATTTCGAGTCGATCATCGCGGCGCGCCGGCGGGAGTCGGAAACGTTTCACGCGGCGATAACGCCTGTCGATGCGACGGAAGAGATGGTGCGGATATTGAAGCAGGCCCGCGCGGGATTGTTGTGGTCGAAGCAGTTCTATCATTATGTGGTGAGCACGTGGCTCAAAGGCGATTCCAAGTTTGCCAAGCCGCCGGAGGCGCGCAAGAGCGGCCGCAACCACGACTGGAAGCATTTTCATGCACGGGACATACTCTCGATGCCGGACAAGTGGGAGTATCCCTGGTTTGCGGCATGGGATACGGCCTTTCATATGATACCCTTTGCGGAGCTGGATCCGGATTTTGCGAAGTCGCAATTGGAGCTGTTGCTTCGCGAGTGGTATCTCCATCCGAATGGGCAGATTTCGGCCTACGAGTTCAATTTCAGCGATGTGAACCCGCCGGTGCACGCCTGGGCCTGCTGGCGCGTTTTCAAGATGACCGGTCCGCGGGGCAAGCGGGACCGGGCTTTTCTGGAGCGGGTGTTTCACAAGCTGTTGATGAACTTCACCTGGTGGGTCAACCGCAAGGATCCCCATGGCAACAATCTGTTTGCCGGGGGCTTCCTTGGCCTGGACAACATCGGGGTATTCGACCGATCCAAACCGCTGCCGATGGGCGGCGAGCTGGAGCAGGCGGACGGCACGGCGTGGATGGCTTTTTACTGCACCACCATGCTGGCGATTTCACTCGAACTGGCGCAGAAGAATCCAGCTTACGAGGACATCGCCTCGAAGTTTTTCGAGCATTTTGTGCATATTGCGGACGCCATGAACCACCTTGGCGAATACGGTTTGTGGCATGAGGAAGATGGATTTTACTACGACCAGATTTATGCGCAGGGCAAGGCGACCCCGATCCGGGTGCGCTCGCTTGTGGGCCTTATTCCGCTGTTGACGGTGGAGGTGCTGAAGGAGGAGGTGCTGGAGAAGCTTCCCGGATTCCGCAAGCGTCTGGACTGGTTTCTGGCCCACCGCCGGGATCTTCGGCGCACGACGACCTATCTCGAACGGCGCACGAAGCCGGACGGGTCGCGGTGGGAGCTGTTGGCCATTCCCACGCGGGCACGGCTCGAACGGGTGCTGGCCTATCTGCTGGATGAAGAGGAGTTTCTGTCTCCCTATGGGATTCGTTCGCTTTCGAAGGTTCACGAGCGGCAGCCCTTCACCTACAAGGACGCCGCGACGGGCAACATGTGGAGCGTTTCCTATGTGCCGGGCGAGTCGGACACGGGCATGTTTGGCGGTAACTCCAACTGGCGGGGGCCCATCTGGTTTCCGCTGAATTACCTGATTATCGAAGCGCTGGAGCGCTACCACTATTTCTACGGCGACACGCTGCTGGTGGAGTGCCCCACGGGCTCCGGGAACAAAATGAACTTAAAGCAGGCGGCACAGGAGATCGCGCGTCGCCTGTCTGGACTGTTTACACTCGACGAGTCGGGCGCGCGTCCTGTGCATGGGGAAGATGGGCGCTACGCGAGCGATCCGCATTGGCGCGATCTGGTATTGTTCTACGAGTATTTTCATGGCGAAACGGGCAAAGGGCTTGGTGCGAGCCATCAGACGGGCTGGACCGCGCTGATTACGCGCCTCTTAACTCGTTCCGGCGTGGACCAGGCGATTCCCGCGCAAGGAGAGCGGGCTGGGGGAATGTCGAAACAATCTGAGAGGAATCCATAGCATGAGACACATCCTGGGGCATGCATTGCCCACCGTGGCCATTCTCGCGGGTGCATTGGGCGCTACGGCCGAAAGTTACGCATTGTACGCGGGCGTGGCCTCCGCGACGGTGTCGCCAGAACCCGGCTCCTATATCGCCGGTGATGCGCGCAATCGCAAGTTTGTTGGCACCCATGACGACCTGTTTGTAAAGGCCGCCGTCATCAGCGATGGGAAGCAGGATATCGCCATCGTCGTGGTGGACTGCATCGGATTGGTACGTCGGGAAATTCAGTACATTCGTCAGCGGGGGGCCGACCTGGCCGGGCGAAGTTCGCTGCCGCCGGAGCACATTATCGTGGCGTCGACCCACACCCACTGCGGACCGGATGTGGTGGGTATCTGGGGGCCCGACGAGGCCACCAGCGGCAAAGATCCCGCGTATATGGAACGACTGGTCCAAACGGCGGCGGAACAAGTCGCCGGAGCATGTGCCGGGCTTCAGCCGGCCAGCGCCCGCTATGGCGCGTTGCGTAGTCCGCTGGACTGGGTGGAGAATATCTGTGAGCCTGGTCTGCTGGATCCGACCATCTCGGTGCTCCAGTTCTTGGATGGGCGCGGCGCATCGATTCTGACACTCACCAATTTTGCGTGTCACCCCACCGTCATGGATGGGGTCACGGATCAGGTGTCCTCGGACTATGTGGCGGGGTTTCGTCGTGTGATGGGAGAGGCGATGGGGGGAGAGCATCTGTTTCTTCAGGGCGCCATCGGCGGCTGGGTACAGCCCAACAAGTCCGGACGCAGCTTCGCGCTGGCCGACCACTATGGCGCGTCGGTGGCGGGATGTGCGCTGAAGGTTCTGGAAGGCGCGACGGAGCTTGAACACGGGGAAATAGCATTTGCCCGAAAAGTGATTGAGCTTCCGCTGGAGAATGAGGGCTTTCTTGCGCTTGCCGCGGCGGGGGTGATCGATTTGCCGGCCACGGGGAAAGTCGAGACTGAAGTTGCCTGGTTCCGCGTGGGGCCGGTTCAATTTGCGACGCATCCGGGAGAAACCTCTCCGGCCTACTCCCTTCAGACCCGCGCGCTCATGGGTACGGGGACCAGTTTTGTCCTCGGTCTCACGCTGGACGCCCTCGGCTACATTTTGAAGCCCGATTACTTCACAGAACCCGGCTATCCGTACGCTGACTACCTCACCGGAATGTCCGTTGGCCCCCAGACCGGGCCCGCCATGATGGAGGCACTTCGGACGATAATACCGGGCAGCAAACAGGAAGGTGTCCAGTAGTCCCTGGATAATCAATCAATGCGTTCTGAAGTCATTTCGAAGTATAGGACCTCGAGCGGTATCGAGGTGTACCGTTTCCCCGTCTGGGCTTTTGAGAACCACGTGACCAACTGTTATCTGGTGCTTGATACAGCGCTGACGCTGATCGACTGCTCTTCGGGGATCGGCGAGGCGAATCCCGAGCTGGAGCGTTGCTTCGAGCGTGCGCGGCAGGAATACGGCCTGCACGCGACGTTGTCGGATGTGGAGCGCCTGATCATCACCCATGGCCACATTGATCATTTCGGCGGCGCGAACTACGTGTTGGAGCGTTCCGGTGCGCAGGTGGCGATTCACGCGCTCGACGTGTCTACGATTCGGAATTTCGAGGAGCGCCGCGTCGTGGCCGCCAAAGATCTGCAGGTGTATCTTGAACGATCCGGGATGACCCCCGCGCGGGTGGAATCGATGCTGGAGATGAATCGCTGGTCGAAAGGGCTGTTCAACCCGGTCGGCGTGGACACGGTGCTGGAGGAAGGACCTGTGCCCGATAGTTCCTTTCATGCCTGGCATACGCCCGGCCACTGCCCGGGGCAGGTCTGCCTGATGCTGGACGATGTGCTCTTTACGGCGGACCATGTGTTGGAGCGCATTACGCCGCACCAGTCTCCCGAGTTTATCACGCGTAACATGGGCCTGGGTCACTATTTTGACGCGTTGAAGAAGATCCGGCACCTCGACGGAATCCGGCTGGGTCTGGGCGGGCATCTGGGGGACATTGGCGATGTGGGGCAGCGTATCGACGAGACACTCGCCTTTCACGAGCAGCGCCTGGAGAAGACGCTGGCGATTTGTCGTCAACCGAGGAATCTGGAGGAGGTGTCTCGTGAGTTATTCGGACCGCGGAAGTCTTATCACGTGCTTCTGGCAATCCTGGAGACGGGCGCCCATGTGGAGTATCTCTACGAGCGGGGGCTGTTGCAGGTGGAGAATCATGAGACGATAGAAAACGCGGCCAATCCGGTCTTGCAGTACAAGGCGGTGTGATGGTCGCCGAGGAGTGTCGCGACGAGGCTGGTCGCCGGAAAAAGACGCGAAGCCCCTGGGCGAGGAAACGCCGCAGGTTGATTGTGATCTTGCTTGTCGTGGCGGCCGTCCTGCTTCCGGCCCTGATCTGGCGGATCGGTGTGAGTCGGGAAGCCCGAATGTTGCTGGCAGCGCGGGAAGCCGCCGGGCAACCCCTCACGATGGCGCAGCTCAATGAGCGTTTTCCAGTTCCGGCCGAAGGCGAGAATGGGGCAGAACTCTACAGGGAGGCCCTGAAAACCTATCGGGATTTGCCCCCGGACAAAGTGGATTCCCTTCTGTGGATGGGAAAAAGCAGGCCCGTTCCGGGTGAAGCCCTGGATCCGGTGGTTCGGGAATCGACGCTGGAATGGCTTGGTGTAAACGCGGTCACGCTGGAAAAGGTAAAGGCTGCCGCCGGACGCAAGCAGAGTCGCTACGTCACGCCCTACCAGCCCGCTGGCTACAACGACCTCTCCGTATTGGATCGACTTGAGGTGCTCGCCGATCTGACCTGCGCGGCCGCGGTGCTTTTCGCGGATAGCGACGATGGCGGGGCCACTTCCGAGGCGCTGGCGCATGCGCTGGCCCTTGCGCGTTCACCGGAGCAGGATGGCCTGTACAGCACATTGGCCCGACAGTGGGCTTTCGAAGAGCAATTTCTGGAGGCGCTTCAGTATTGCCTGAGCCGAACCGAAGTCGCAGAATCCGTTCTTCAGTCGGTCGAGACGCACTTCGAGGCGGGACGCCGTCTTGATCAAGTCCGCCATATGGTGGTTGTGGAGCAGTGCCTGTTTCTCGGGCGCGTTCGGGAAGGGCGGCGCAGGGGAATGCCGCGCAATATCCTGATTGCCACGGGCGTGGGTGACTTGAACATTGGCGCGCACACACGATTGATGGGCGAAATTCTGGATTGGACCAACGCGCCGGTTGCCGATCGCCCGACCATCGAGCGGCGTTTTGATGCGGAGATGAAGAATCTATCGAAACGCGCCATGCTGTTCCTGACCGTAAATGTGTCCAGGCCTCCCGGTTATTGGAGTTACTACCGGAAATCGTTGGACCAGGCCGCATTGGCCCGGTCGGCGATGGCGGTGCGCCGCTATTACCTGACCCAGGGCCGCTACCCGGAGTCCCTGGAAGCGTTGGAGCCGGCGTTGCCCGGGGCGGAGCGCCTGCTTCCTTCAACGGGGCGGAGCATCACGTACACGGTTGATGGGGGGGCGGCGGAACTGAGCAACGGTGTCGCGGATGTCGGCATGCCCGCGCCTGCGTCACCGGGCCCGGGGGAGAGAAAAGCGCCGACGGTTTCAAACCCGGATTCGTTGCGGTTCGTGCTGCTTGCGCCTCCCGCCGACGCGCCCTGAAAACTGAACGGTGCAGCCGGACTCCGGACGCCAGTTGCGCCGGGCGGGAGGACGGCGTACTATGTCGCCCAAAGCGCTCAACATGACCGGCCCAGGGCTGGGTTCCGTGGCGGGCGCGCCAACCGAGTAAACGGGAGGAAGTCTGGTTTGAGATACCTGATCGCCATTGCCTGTGCGACCCTTGTATTCGCGGCCGGAAAAGTCGCGTCGGAGGGGGCCGTCGCCGAGGGAGATACGTCGAAAATGCCATCGTACACGCTTGAACGAGCAAGCGAGAAGCCGAAGCTGGACGGAGACTGGGAAGGGGCGGCGTGGAAGAACGTGCCCGCGCTGGACGTCGTCCATTTTTATCGGACCGACCTTTCGGATCATCGCCCGAAAACCCAGGCGAAGGCGGTGTTTGATGATTTGGGTATCTACGTCCACTTTCGCGTGGAAGATCGCTACGTTCGGTCGGTTGAGACGAAATACCACGGCAAGGTTTGGGAAGACGCCTGCGTGGAGTTTTTTGTCCAACCCCGGCCGGAGCGGGGCTACTTCAATTTTGAGATCAATTGCGGGGGAACCATGCTGCTGTCCTATCAGGAAAATCCGGACTGGAAGGGGGATTCCCTCCGCCGCGCGGGCAGCGTGCCCTGGCGGCTGGCGAAGGACGTGACCATATTCCACAGCATGCCGGAGAAGGTGGAGCCCGAGCAGGCGGAGGCGGTGGTGTGGCATGTGGAGTATTTCATTCCATTTGACGTTTTTGAGGCCTATTTGGGCGAACTGGGACCGCCGTCCGGGCAGACGTGGCGGGCCAACTTCTACAAGTGCGCGGAGAACAATTCCCATCCCCATTGGGCGTCCTGGTCGCCCATTCAGGGTGAATTGAGCTTTCACAAGCCCGAGTTTTTTGCGCCCATCACCTTTGCAAAGTAGTCGCGGTCGGCAACGGGCCGATTGATCGGGCGCGTCGCGGCGCGTCATAGATCAGTCAGGCGCGGACGCGGTTTCCGAATTTTCTGGACGGTTGCGCTGGAATGTGGTAGCGTAAGCGCGAATCTCCTCGCAGTTGGGGGAGGGGTATTCAAAATGCGGTACCGCTGGTTATCGAGGGAACCATGCACAAGAAAAAGTCAACGCCCTGGGCGCGTCGCCGCCGCCGCCTGTATATCGCCTGCTTTGTTGTGATCCTGCTTCTTTCACCCGCCGTCATCTGGCGCTTGCGCGTGAAATCCGAGATGCTCGACGAACTCGCGGCGATCAAGGCGCTGGGGGTTCCCATGACGGCGGAAGAGCACGAGACCTGGGAGGCCCAGTTTCCTC from Candidatus Hydrogenedentota bacterium encodes the following:
- a CDS encoding response regulator; its protein translation is MAQEAPLTPALRRRLLTTLAVAFSLELTSRFLLGLAADPSLLAEALSITAVLMACAAIATLVAGTRGSRAVRGWMLLAGGALVASIILRIVAEIPALNTHPLLGAQGTFRDFIMSMTDLAGIAAWVFGFFWMVFELDTTRETLNLQHRQLLKEIDDRNRAEAVLRESEGRFRAVFENVPVSILVMSAQGRLIECNQALAAELGYSVRQLHDTGLESLVHDDDRTDFRIALEKLQASDAARLAFEARLLCRDESVIQFNIVATPVPTEHRHAAILVAVLENVSERRRREQQIQRRQKMESLEILAGGVAHDFNNLLVGVMANADHLSRCIGADSNHQQTCLEILESAQRAADLCHQLLAYAGKAPREEQIVNLDELVAGTQQLLRMTLAPKATLVLRGNPGIPAISADPAHLRQVLLSLVANASDALVGAPGTVTIATGTELLTETDFSRLLHQHAPEPGPHVYLEVADTGSGLHEDAITRIFDPFYTTKHHASGLGLAAVLGIVYAHQGLVSLKSTLGEGATFRLYFKPAPQPEAPVEISKAEPERPEGVAPGMRVLVVDDEELVRNAARRILEHSGYDVITAVDGQDGVELFETHHPSLCAVLLDLTMPRMNGETACIRMREINPTIPIILSSGYSESESSSPAIFKEVAAYIRKPYRLKQLLDILREVTAG
- a CDS encoding VOC family protein, whose translation is MKLDYIFESALYVTDLAAAEKFYESLLNAPAFAAGENRHIFFKLRHGMLLLFDPRGTDSPDADLPPHGAVGRGHLAFRVAEDDLDQWRARLADLNIPIEKEWTWPNGAPSVYFRDPSGNLLELTVGKLWGFQDGE
- a CDS encoding alkaline ceramidase translates to MRHILGHALPTVAILAGALGATAESYALYAGVASATVSPEPGSYIAGDARNRKFVGTHDDLFVKAAVISDGKQDIAIVVVDCIGLVRREIQYIRQRGADLAGRSSLPPEHIIVASTHTHCGPDVVGIWGPDEATSGKDPAYMERLVQTAAEQVAGACAGLQPASARYGALRSPLDWVENICEPGLLDPTISVLQFLDGRGASILTLTNFACHPTVMDGVTDQVSSDYVAGFRRVMGEAMGGEHLFLQGAIGGWVQPNKSGRSFALADHYGASVAGCALKVLEGATELEHGEIAFARKVIELPLENEGFLALAAAGVIDLPATGKVETEVAWFRVGPVQFATHPGETSPAYSLQTRALMGTGTSFVLGLTLDALGYILKPDYFTEPGYPYADYLTGMSVGPQTGPAMMEALRTIIPGSKQEGVQ
- a CDS encoding glucosidase, whose product is MQNGQTEEHVRLREDARRERNWKRWGPYLADRQWGTVREDYSADGEVWSNFVHEHARSRAYRWGEDGLLGICDRQCRLCFSIALWNGRDRILKERLFGLSNGEGNHGEDVKECYYFLDSTPSHSYMRALYKYPHNPFPYEQLVRENAARSRVQPEYELTDTGIFEGNNYFDVYVEYAKADDNDILIRITAENRSTRAATLHVLPTVWFRNTWGWGAFHESGRQKPWLWLHDASAIGIEHETLGKYFLEVDPRDGLPQVIFTENDTNRVLHLGGVDDGGHYKDAFHEYVVRGKKGAVNREEEGTKAAAWLQRTIPAQGSWEIRLRLHEDVQRPEALFGEHFESIIAARRRESETFHAAITPVDATEEMVRILKQARAGLLWSKQFYHYVVSTWLKGDSKFAKPPEARKSGRNHDWKHFHARDILSMPDKWEYPWFAAWDTAFHMIPFAELDPDFAKSQLELLLREWYLHPNGQISAYEFNFSDVNPPVHAWACWRVFKMTGPRGKRDRAFLERVFHKLLMNFTWWVNRKDPHGNNLFAGGFLGLDNIGVFDRSKPLPMGGELEQADGTAWMAFYCTTMLAISLELAQKNPAYEDIASKFFEHFVHIADAMNHLGEYGLWHEEDGFYYDQIYAQGKATPIRVRSLVGLIPLLTVEVLKEEVLEKLPGFRKRLDWFLAHRRDLRRTTTYLERRTKPDGSRWELLAIPTRARLERVLAYLLDEEEFLSPYGIRSLSKVHERQPFTYKDAATGNMWSVSYVPGESDTGMFGGNSNWRGPIWFPLNYLIIEALERYHYFYGDTLLVECPTGSGNKMNLKQAAQEIARRLSGLFTLDESGARPVHGEDGRYASDPHWRDLVLFYEYFHGETGKGLGASHQTGWTALITRLLTRSGVDQAIPAQGERAGGMSKQSERNP
- a CDS encoding MBL fold metallo-hydrolase, which translates into the protein MRSEVISKYRTSSGIEVYRFPVWAFENHVTNCYLVLDTALTLIDCSSGIGEANPELERCFERARQEYGLHATLSDVERLIITHGHIDHFGGANYVLERSGAQVAIHALDVSTIRNFEERRVVAAKDLQVYLERSGMTPARVESMLEMNRWSKGLFNPVGVDTVLEEGPVPDSSFHAWHTPGHCPGQVCLMLDDVLFTADHVLERITPHQSPEFITRNMGLGHYFDALKKIRHLDGIRLGLGGHLGDIGDVGQRIDETLAFHEQRLEKTLAICRQPRNLEEVSRELFGPRKSYHVLLAILETGAHVEYLYERGLLQVENHETIENAANPVLQYKAV
- a CDS encoding aldolase, producing the protein MDGVALKSALRAGRRVYGTCVLSPSPLWPAMLAGTGLDFVFIDTEHIPLDRAQVSWMCQAYAAKGLPPIVRIPAPDPYEACKVLDGGAVGVVAPYLERISDIQALRGAVKYRPLKGERLERVLCGAEALDETLENYLGGYASDKLMVVNIESTPAIERLDEILDVPGIDALLIGPHDLSISLGIPEQYQHPTFTKAITTIIDKGRSRGVGVGFHYSFGIEDAVAWARAGANLIVHSSDYFLVRDALRHDLRYLHESLGDSREGARGDDMVVV
- a CDS encoding carbohydrate-binding family 9-like protein gives rise to the protein MRYLIAIACATLVFAAGKVASEGAVAEGDTSKMPSYTLERASEKPKLDGDWEGAAWKNVPALDVVHFYRTDLSDHRPKTQAKAVFDDLGIYVHFRVEDRYVRSVETKYHGKVWEDACVEFFVQPRPERGYFNFEINCGGTMLLSYQENPDWKGDSLRRAGSVPWRLAKDVTIFHSMPEKVEPEQAEAVVWHVEYFIPFDVFEAYLGELGPPSGQTWRANFYKCAENNSHPHWASWSPIQGELSFHKPEFFAPITFAK